One Rosa chinensis cultivar Old Blush chromosome 5, RchiOBHm-V2, whole genome shotgun sequence genomic region harbors:
- the LOC112201605 gene encoding P-loop NTPase domain-containing protein LPA1 homolog 1 isoform X3, translating to MPRKRERKGRSLFDIRVRFCRALCNSWDASLDTPSRIRERKESVTVLLCGTSGCGKSTLSSLLGSRLGITTVISTDSIRHMMRSFADEKQNPLLWASTYHAGECLDPVAVAEAKAKKKAKKSAGSSHSLSKDGIVDGSMLDAGSSTAELIGPKQMAIEGFKAQSEMVIDSLDRLITAWEERKESVIVEGVHLSLNFVMGLMKKHPSIIPFMIFITNEDKHLERFAVRAKYMTLDPAKNKYVKYIRNIRTIQEYLCQRADKHLVPKINNTNVDKSVAAIHATVFSCLRRREAGEQLYDPTRNTVTVVDEEYRNQRAANSLSSKGMFQLIQRKGSSRHLMALVNTDGSVAKAWPVDSVDRNGKPIFCHGTEMEIGSAEQVNLQFGLYGLSAWPKDGGPSCAGSVDGSRADDTETVSRHFSSCCSSPRSEGPAKELKEDNSVHGSDEEVDESADVGSDEELSDDDDKQVEEEIGSVDEESTKSDEEYEDLAMQDVQGNGYWSDDGATERKLKIFPVAEHPSANKDVDKYRQNLDLFLRTRNESFSEPLCSYTSLLFMEKNEMTMPCSGNMKIRKRRSLSIPALGRHGSKTRGPILSGAPQC from the exons AATTCGAGAACGGAAGGAATCTGTAACAGTACTGTTGTGCGGCACCAGTGGCTGTGGAAAATCTACTTTGTCTTCATTGCTG GGTAGTAGGTTGGGAATCACAACTGTGATATCTACCGACTCGATTCGGCACATGATGAGGAGTTTCGCAGATGAGAAGCAAAATCCTTTACTATGGGCTTCAACCTATCATGCAGGGGAGTGTTTAGATCCAGTGGCAGTTGCAGAAGCAAAAGCCAAAAAGAAAGCCAAAAAATCAGCTGGAAGTTCACATTCactttctaaagatggaatAGTTGATGGCTCTATGTTAGACGCTGGTTCGAGTACTGCTGAATTGATCGGTCCAAAGCAGATGGCCATTGAAGGATTCAAGGCACAAAGTGAGATGGTAATTGACAGTCTTGACCGTCTTATTACTGCATGGGAGGAAAGAAAAGAATCAGTTATTGTAGAAGGTGTTCACTTAAGCCTTAATTTTGTG ATGGGGCTTATGAAGAAACACCCTTCGATCATACCATTCATGATATTTATCACAAATGAGGATAAGCACTTGGAGAGATTTGCAGTACGTGCAAAGTATATGACACTGGACCCAGCAAAGAACAAATATGTGAAGTACATCCGAAACATCAGAACAATTCAAGAATATCTCTGCCAGAGGGCTGACAAGCATCTTGTCCCCAAAATTAACAACACTAATGTTGACAAGAGTGTGGCTGCAATCCATGCAACAGTCTTTAGCTGCCTCCGTAGGCGTGAAGCAGGGGAACAACTTTATGATCCCACGAGAAATACAGTAACCGTAGTGGATGAGGAGTATAGGAACCAGCGTGCAGCCAATTCTTTGAGTTCAAAGGGGATGTTTCAACTTATCCAGAGAAAAGGGTCATCTAGGCATCTGATGGCTCTTGTAAATACTGATGGATCTGTAGCAAAGGCTTGGCCTGTTGATTCAGTCGATCGTAATGGGAAGCCTATATTCTGCCATGGGACTGAGATGGAGATTGGCAGTGCAGAGCAAGTGAATCTTCAGTTTGGTCTCTATGGTTTAAGCGCTTGGCCCAAAGATGGTGGCCCAAGCTGTGCTGGAAGTGTTGATGGGTCAAGGGCTGATGATACTGAGACTGTAAGTAGGCATTTCTCTTCTTGCTGCAGCTCACCACGATCGGAGGGACCTGCCAAGGAG CTGAAGGAGGACAACTCGGTGCATGGCAGCGATGAAGAGGTTGATGAATCAGCTGATGTAGGCAGTGATGAGGAATTaagtgatgatgatgacaaaCAAGTTGAAGAAGAG ATAGGGTCAGTGGATGAGGAGTCTACGAAATCAGATGAAGAGTATGAAGACCTGGCAATGCAGGACGTTCAGGGGAATGGATACTGGTCAGATGATGGTGCTACGGAGCGCAAGCTTAAGATATTCCCAGTTGCTGAGCACCCATCAGCCAATAAGGATGTGGATAAGTATCGCCAGAACCTGGATCTTTTCCTTAGAACTAGAAACGAGTCATTTTCTGAACCACTATGTTCATATACGTCTCTCCTCTTTATGGAGAAGAATGAGATGACAATGCCGTGCTCTGGCAATATGAAAATTAGAAAACGCCGGTCCCTTAGCATTCCAGCATTGGGAAGGCATGGGTCAAAAACAAGGGGTCCCATACTTTCTGGTGCCCCTCAGTGCTAA
- the LOC112201605 gene encoding P-loop NTPase domain-containing protein LPA1 homolog 1 isoform X2 gives MVSGKDHRSKSVPFEMYKTRTTVVVRRETYLDVVCDALAEYKYVGPNQRADLVLACRIRERKESVTVLLCGTSGCGKSTLSSLLGSRLGITTVISTDSIRHMMRSFADEKQNPLLWASTYHAGECLDPVAVAEAKAKKKAKKSAGSSHSLSKDGIVDGSMLDAGSSTAELIGPKQMAIEGFKAQSEMVIDSLDRLITAWEERKESVIVEGVHLSLNFVMGLMKKHPSIIPFMIFITNEDKHLERFAVRAKYMTLDPAKNKYVKYIRNIRTIQEYLCQRADKHLVPKINNTNVDKSVAAIHATVFSCLRRREAGEQLYDPTRNTVTVVDEEYRNQRAANSLSSKGMFQLIQRKGSSRHLMALVNTDGSVAKAWPVDSVDRNGKPIFCHGTEMEIGSAEQVNLQFGLYGLSAWPKDGGPSCAGSVDGSRADDTETVSRHFSSCCSSPRSEGPAKELKEDNSVHGSDEEVDESADVGSDEELSDDDDKQVEEEIGSVDEESTKSDEEYEDLAMQDVQGNGYWSDDGATERKLKIFPVAEHPSANKDVDKYRQNLDLFLRTRNESFSEPLCSYTSLLFMEKNEMTMPCSGNMKIRKRRSLSIPALGRHGSKTRGPILSGAPQC, from the exons AATTCGAGAACGGAAGGAATCTGTAACAGTACTGTTGTGCGGCACCAGTGGCTGTGGAAAATCTACTTTGTCTTCATTGCTG GGTAGTAGGTTGGGAATCACAACTGTGATATCTACCGACTCGATTCGGCACATGATGAGGAGTTTCGCAGATGAGAAGCAAAATCCTTTACTATGGGCTTCAACCTATCATGCAGGGGAGTGTTTAGATCCAGTGGCAGTTGCAGAAGCAAAAGCCAAAAAGAAAGCCAAAAAATCAGCTGGAAGTTCACATTCactttctaaagatggaatAGTTGATGGCTCTATGTTAGACGCTGGTTCGAGTACTGCTGAATTGATCGGTCCAAAGCAGATGGCCATTGAAGGATTCAAGGCACAAAGTGAGATGGTAATTGACAGTCTTGACCGTCTTATTACTGCATGGGAGGAAAGAAAAGAATCAGTTATTGTAGAAGGTGTTCACTTAAGCCTTAATTTTGTG ATGGGGCTTATGAAGAAACACCCTTCGATCATACCATTCATGATATTTATCACAAATGAGGATAAGCACTTGGAGAGATTTGCAGTACGTGCAAAGTATATGACACTGGACCCAGCAAAGAACAAATATGTGAAGTACATCCGAAACATCAGAACAATTCAAGAATATCTCTGCCAGAGGGCTGACAAGCATCTTGTCCCCAAAATTAACAACACTAATGTTGACAAGAGTGTGGCTGCAATCCATGCAACAGTCTTTAGCTGCCTCCGTAGGCGTGAAGCAGGGGAACAACTTTATGATCCCACGAGAAATACAGTAACCGTAGTGGATGAGGAGTATAGGAACCAGCGTGCAGCCAATTCTTTGAGTTCAAAGGGGATGTTTCAACTTATCCAGAGAAAAGGGTCATCTAGGCATCTGATGGCTCTTGTAAATACTGATGGATCTGTAGCAAAGGCTTGGCCTGTTGATTCAGTCGATCGTAATGGGAAGCCTATATTCTGCCATGGGACTGAGATGGAGATTGGCAGTGCAGAGCAAGTGAATCTTCAGTTTGGTCTCTATGGTTTAAGCGCTTGGCCCAAAGATGGTGGCCCAAGCTGTGCTGGAAGTGTTGATGGGTCAAGGGCTGATGATACTGAGACTGTAAGTAGGCATTTCTCTTCTTGCTGCAGCTCACCACGATCGGAGGGACCTGCCAAGGAG CTGAAGGAGGACAACTCGGTGCATGGCAGCGATGAAGAGGTTGATGAATCAGCTGATGTAGGCAGTGATGAGGAATTaagtgatgatgatgacaaaCAAGTTGAAGAAGAG ATAGGGTCAGTGGATGAGGAGTCTACGAAATCAGATGAAGAGTATGAAGACCTGGCAATGCAGGACGTTCAGGGGAATGGATACTGGTCAGATGATGGTGCTACGGAGCGCAAGCTTAAGATATTCCCAGTTGCTGAGCACCCATCAGCCAATAAGGATGTGGATAAGTATCGCCAGAACCTGGATCTTTTCCTTAGAACTAGAAACGAGTCATTTTCTGAACCACTATGTTCATATACGTCTCTCCTCTTTATGGAGAAGAATGAGATGACAATGCCGTGCTCTGGCAATATGAAAATTAGAAAACGCCGGTCCCTTAGCATTCCAGCATTGGGAAGGCATGGGTCAAAAACAAGGGGTCCCATACTTTCTGGTGCCCCTCAGTGCTAA